In one window of Zestosphaera sp. DNA:
- the ade gene encoding adenine deaminase produces MLSGKLLGREYTLKELRGIVLAARGELKSDIIIKNANLVDVILGDIREKVNVAVWRNYVVRVGYFDADKYRGPNTLVIDASSSEVVTPGFIDPHVHIESSLLRVTEFGKLALMNGTTTVAADPHEIANVLGVEGVKAFIEESKHTPLRLFFYVPSCVPPIKSGLTKGSEITLNDVRELLNYKEVIGLGEVMDFLSVINGDEEILEKISSTLISRKIVDGHAPQLPEDMLVPYVAVGVRGDHESVFMDEALSKLRSGMRILIREGSAWRDLEELSKMLTYMKINTRYLSFSSDDLEVVDLVESGHMNRILRKAVSLGIDPITAVQMATINASEYLGISELGSITPGKLADIVILRNFRLFQVQAVIVNGELVVSDGRYLGTTRSYEYPKHFYETVKTGKTFAPEDFKIKVPKKQGRVKYLTIKAILGKAITKAEADEFPIVDGYLTLPPGTDHSYVAVIDRHHSTGKLGLGVVKGLGILRGAVAQTIAHDVHNIIVIGKSPEEMSLAVKELTRVGGGIVSVLNDRVLGVVELPIAGLISDKPFEEVYMSVKNFMKACEYLGINFHAAFMTISLLSLPVIPEVRITEQGIFNVMSGTIIDPVLEVVGE; encoded by the coding sequence ATGTTGTCAGGTAAGCTGCTAGGGAGAGAGTATACCTTAAAAGAATTAAGAGGTATAGTTCTGGCAGCTAGAGGTGAGCTGAAGTCAGACATAATTATTAAGAATGCTAACTTAGTCGATGTTATATTGGGTGACATAAGAGAGAAGGTCAACGTAGCTGTGTGGCGTAACTACGTAGTCAGAGTAGGTTACTTTGATGCTGACAAGTATAGAGGGCCCAACACTTTAGTGATTGACGCTTCTTCTAGTGAGGTAGTTACGCCCGGCTTTATAGACCCGCACGTACATATCGAGTCCTCACTACTCAGAGTAACCGAGTTCGGTAAACTAGCACTCATGAACGGGACTACTACAGTCGCTGCAGACCCTCACGAAATAGCTAACGTGCTCGGCGTTGAGGGTGTTAAAGCATTTATTGAAGAATCTAAGCACACACCACTTAGGTTATTCTTTTACGTGCCGTCCTGTGTCCCACCCATCAAGTCAGGACTCACCAAGGGTTCTGAAATAACGCTTAACGACGTGCGAGAACTACTCAATTATAAGGAAGTTATCGGCTTAGGAGAAGTAATGGATTTCCTCTCAGTAATTAACGGGGACGAAGAAATACTTGAGAAAATATCTTCCACGCTAATTTCACGCAAGATAGTTGACGGCCACGCGCCTCAGCTACCTGAAGACATGCTAGTGCCGTACGTAGCTGTCGGGGTTAGAGGAGATCATGAGTCAGTCTTCATGGACGAGGCATTGAGTAAGTTGAGGAGTGGTATGAGGATACTGATAAGAGAGGGGAGTGCTTGGAGAGACTTAGAAGAACTTTCTAAGATGCTTACCTACATGAAGATAAACACTAGATACTTAAGCTTCTCAAGTGACGACCTAGAAGTGGTAGACTTGGTTGAGTCAGGACACATGAACAGAATTCTGAGGAAAGCAGTTTCACTAGGTATAGACCCCATAACAGCTGTCCAGATGGCTACTATAAACGCTTCAGAGTATCTAGGTATTAGTGAGTTAGGCTCTATCACGCCCGGGAAATTAGCAGACATCGTAATACTAAGGAACTTCAGGTTATTCCAGGTACAGGCGGTAATAGTTAACGGAGAATTAGTAGTCAGTGACGGCCGATACTTAGGTACTACGAGAAGTTACGAATACCCTAAACACTTCTACGAGACCGTGAAGACTGGCAAGACATTCGCGCCGGAGGACTTCAAAATTAAGGTTCCTAAGAAGCAGGGACGCGTCAAATACTTAACCATAAAAGCTATTTTAGGTAAGGCAATAACGAAGGCTGAAGCTGATGAGTTCCCGATAGTGGATGGCTACCTGACGTTGCCGCCTGGAACAGACCACTCATACGTCGCCGTAATAGACAGACACCACTCTACAGGCAAGTTAGGGTTAGGGGTAGTTAAGGGGTTAGGGATTCTTAGGGGGGCTGTAGCTCAAACAATAGCTCACGACGTTCATAACATAATAGTTATTGGCAAATCACCTGAAGAGATGAGTTTAGCAGTTAAAGAACTGACGAGAGTTGGCGGAGGCATAGTCTCAGTACTCAATGACAGAGTGTTAGGCGTGGTTGAGCTACCCATCGCTGGACTCATATCAGATAAGCCTTTCGAGGAAGTCTACATGAGCGTCAAAAACTTCATGAAAGCTTGTGAATACTTAGGAATAAACTTCCACGCAGCATTCATGACTATATCCCTGTTATCACTGCCAGTGATACCTGAAGTTAGAATAACTGAGCAAGGCATCTTCAACGTGATGAGCGGGACGATAATAGACCCAGTCTTGGAAGTCGTGGGTGAGTGA
- a CDS encoding dihydroorotase family protein produces the protein MLIKNVKLVAGNNDLVEASLVVDEGKVVEVKKLPKSRSYDNVLDGGGLIALPGGIDIHAHVYDPQYLHHEDFRSGSEAALYGGVTTIFDMPLRMYVEDEKTFKVKYEAGLKDSLVNFGVIAGMMNEDNITSVETLQSLGVNLFKVFTCKPFRPRSDGGFTKVVRSVVGRRGVLIVHAEDDTIAEYLTNEFRESGVNDPVFYHESRPALAEVMAIRRVADVAEFLGLKRGIHIAHLSSAEGLNEVIKSRHKGVYLTVETTPHHLYFTKEDVSRLGNYLKLAPTLKRRDDVRALWRGLASGSIDAVASDNAPSTRSEKEVDVWDAWGGIPNLEVMLPLLFTLGIKKLGVLTLEKYVEVTSKNPARIAGIYPRKGSLQVGSDADITLIDPNFCFGVRADKLHHKVDWTPFEGLELCGWPRHVIINGQLVMREREIVSQEFRGSYVFLSPWVEGGA, from the coding sequence ATGCTGATTAAGAATGTCAAGCTAGTCGCTGGAAATAATGATTTAGTAGAAGCTTCTTTAGTAGTTGATGAAGGTAAGGTCGTGGAGGTTAAGAAGCTACCTAAGTCGAGAAGCTATGACAACGTACTAGATGGTGGGGGGCTCATCGCACTGCCTGGAGGGATAGACATACACGCGCACGTTTATGACCCCCAATATCTACATCACGAAGACTTCAGAAGCGGTAGTGAGGCTGCCTTATACGGCGGCGTAACCACTATTTTTGATATGCCTTTGAGGATGTACGTGGAAGACGAGAAGACGTTTAAGGTCAAGTATGAGGCTGGTCTGAAAGACTCTCTAGTAAATTTTGGCGTGATAGCAGGGATGATGAACGAGGATAACATCACTTCAGTAGAGACGCTTCAGTCTCTAGGCGTTAACTTATTTAAAGTCTTTACATGCAAGCCTTTCAGACCCAGGAGTGATGGAGGCTTCACTAAAGTCGTTAGGTCTGTGGTTGGCAGGAGAGGAGTTCTCATAGTTCACGCGGAAGACGATACTATAGCGGAATACTTAACTAACGAGTTCAGAGAGTCTGGAGTAAATGACCCGGTATTTTACCATGAGTCGCGTCCAGCACTAGCTGAGGTTATGGCCATAAGGAGAGTAGCTGACGTAGCTGAGTTTTTAGGGCTTAAGCGAGGTATACACATAGCACACTTATCTTCTGCTGAAGGCTTGAACGAAGTAATCAAATCACGTCATAAGGGAGTCTACCTAACAGTAGAGACAACGCCTCACCACCTCTACTTCACTAAAGAAGACGTCTCAAGACTAGGCAATTATCTTAAGTTAGCTCCTACTCTCAAGCGGCGTGATGACGTGAGAGCTCTGTGGAGAGGCCTCGCCTCAGGCTCTATTGACGCGGTTGCTTCAGATAATGCGCCCTCAACCAGGTCTGAAAAAGAAGTTGATGTGTGGGATGCTTGGGGAGGCATACCGAATCTTGAAGTCATGTTGCCCCTCCTCTTTACTTTAGGGATCAAGAAGTTAGGGGTCTTGACTCTAGAGAAGTACGTGGAGGTCACGTCAAAAAATCCTGCCAGGATAGCCGGCATCTACCCTCGTAAAGGGTCTCTGCAAGTAGGTTCCGACGCAGACATAACGTTGATTGACCCCAATTTCTGCTTTGGCGTGAGGGCCGACAAGCTCCATCACAAAGTTGATTGGACGCCCTTTGAGGGTCTTGAGTTGTGTGGTTGGCCACGACACGTCATAATCAACGGTCAGTTAGTCATGAGGGAAAGAGAAATAGTCTCTCAGGAATTTAGGGGCTCCTACGTGTTTTTGAGTCCTTGGGTTGAGGGCGGTGCTTGA
- a CDS encoding HesA/MoeB/ThiF family protein: MSDLERYLRQLELLGLEGQEKLRKARVVIAGVGGLGSVVSMYLVAAGVGRVVLFDSGVLELNNLNRQIVYSEEDLGSHKVVAAVKKLKKINSEVEVVGYVEDVRSDRFREEARDADLIVDCLDNWESRIVVDKVSWELKKPLIHGGVSEFYGQVTTVVPGITKCLRCILNLNEEKLSNSLRKPPQVIGPTPGVVGSIEAVEAIKLITGVGELLTNKLLIIDLKRHEFAVLKLSVSEECRC; encoded by the coding sequence TTGAGTGATTTAGAGAGGTACTTAAGACAGCTAGAACTTCTAGGTCTTGAGGGTCAGGAGAAGCTAAGGAAAGCTAGGGTAGTGATAGCTGGTGTTGGAGGTCTTGGGTCTGTAGTGTCTATGTACTTAGTCGCAGCAGGCGTTGGGCGTGTAGTCTTATTTGATAGTGGGGTCCTGGAACTCAATAATCTCAACAGGCAAATAGTCTACTCAGAAGAAGACCTAGGTTCTCATAAAGTAGTTGCGGCAGTCAAGAAACTCAAGAAGATCAATAGTGAGGTAGAGGTGGTAGGGTATGTAGAGGACGTCAGGTCTGATAGATTTAGGGAGGAAGCACGTGACGCGGACCTAATAGTCGACTGCCTAGATAATTGGGAGTCTAGAATAGTAGTCGATAAAGTATCGTGGGAACTGAAGAAGCCCTTAATACATGGGGGTGTTTCAGAATTCTACGGTCAAGTCACTACAGTAGTTCCCGGAATTACGAAGTGCCTTAGATGTATCTTAAACTTAAACGAGGAAAAATTAAGTAACTCACTCAGGAAACCTCCTCAAGTAATAGGACCTACACCAGGTGTTGTAGGGTCTATTGAAGCTGTTGAAGCTATAAAGCTAATTACTGGTGTAGGGGAATTACTAACTAATAAGCTCCTGATAATAGACTTAAAGAGACATGAATTCGCGGTACTCAAACTGTCTGTTAGTGAGGAGTGCCGATGTTAG
- a CDS encoding secondary thiamine-phosphate synthase enzyme YjbQ encodes MKIYSEELSIKSEKRFQVINITSRVEDVVRRSGVSEGFCLIFVPHATAALIINEYEPRIVSDYIKWIMEVFKPGGGWEHDEIDDNAHAHIASSMIGSSRFLPVMRGVLVRGTWQEVMLVELDGPRTRRVIIQVVGD; translated from the coding sequence TTGAAGATATATTCCGAGGAACTGAGTATTAAGTCAGAGAAGAGATTTCAGGTCATCAACATAACGAGTCGCGTCGAGGATGTAGTTCGCAGGAGTGGAGTCAGTGAAGGTTTTTGCTTAATCTTCGTCCCTCACGCTACGGCAGCTTTAATCATAAATGAGTATGAACCGAGAATAGTTAGTGATTATATTAAGTGGATCATGGAAGTCTTCAAGCCCGGCGGCGGGTGGGAACATGATGAAATTGACGATAATGCACACGCTCACATAGCTTCGAGCATGATAGGGTCTAGTAGATTTTTGCCAGTAATGAGGGGTGTCTTGGTGAGGGGTACGTGGCAAGAGGTGATGTTAGTGGAGCTAGACGGTCCTAGAACGAGGAGAGTAATTATTCAGGTAGTTGGTGATTAA
- a CDS encoding pyridoxal-phosphate dependent enzyme, whose translation MLKLVDLSKLECSETDFNSFLKLSGEILRLGGVKEAIVVDHSNKVIRGNDLCDVLKRLGCVYAPVVIEEGSETLTKLVTLEELGFYEDIKPEPARVFSSTLELLYRNWPTPMVRLKTLSSKTVNVWCKLEWYNPYSCSVKDRIAWYMLKKALEKLGGVEVLYEATSTNTGLALAALANIHGIKSRLYLPSTAQQCIDYILRLMGAEVVRGKATITTEMIEDVKRDALRDGALNLNQFENDYNFEVHLRYTAKEIDLQARSGGLRLAAVVGGLGTSGHLSAISHYVKNRYGDQVKVVGVVPAVGSVIPGIRRVESGMKWIHLIKIDKIYDVSLEEALEGLIDVARRDGILIGLSGGAVIQATRKALNDGLVDEGDVVLVIPDHGLKYVEIIERCIEVQSF comes from the coding sequence ATGCTCAAGTTAGTTGACTTAAGCAAGCTAGAATGTAGTGAGACAGACTTTAACTCGTTTCTGAAGTTATCTGGAGAGATTCTGAGGTTAGGTGGTGTTAAGGAAGCGATTGTCGTGGACCACTCTAATAAGGTGATTAGAGGTAATGATTTATGTGATGTTCTTAAAAGGCTTGGATGTGTCTACGCTCCGGTAGTAATTGAGGAGGGCTCAGAAACCCTAACCAAGTTAGTAACACTTGAAGAGTTAGGTTTCTATGAAGATATTAAGCCCGAACCCGCGAGAGTCTTCTCAAGCACTCTAGAGTTACTATACCGTAACTGGCCTACACCCATGGTCAGACTTAAGACTCTTTCTAGCAAAACCGTTAACGTGTGGTGTAAGCTCGAGTGGTATAACCCATATAGTTGTAGCGTTAAAGACAGAATAGCTTGGTATATGCTTAAAAAAGCTCTTGAGAAGTTGGGTGGGGTTGAGGTACTATATGAGGCTACATCTACTAACACAGGCTTAGCTCTAGCGGCTCTAGCCAACATACATGGCATCAAATCTAGACTTTACCTGCCTTCCACTGCACAGCAATGTATTGACTACATACTAAGGCTGATGGGAGCTGAGGTAGTGAGGGGGAAAGCAACTATAACTACTGAGATGATTGAGGACGTAAAGAGAGACGCGCTTAGAGACGGTGCTCTCAACCTAAATCAGTTTGAGAATGACTATAATTTTGAGGTTCATCTAAGGTATACGGCTAAGGAGATAGACTTACAAGCACGTAGTGGTGGGTTAAGGCTAGCAGCAGTTGTTGGCGGGCTCGGCACGTCAGGTCACTTATCAGCTATCTCACACTACGTGAAGAACAGGTATGGCGATCAAGTGAAGGTGGTCGGGGTAGTGCCGGCGGTGGGTAGCGTAATACCAGGTATTAGGAGAGTAGAGTCTGGGATGAAGTGGATTCACTTAATCAAGATAGACAAGATATACGACGTGAGTCTCGAGGAAGCGTTAGAAGGATTAATCGACGTAGCTAGGAGAGACGGAATATTAATTGGATTAAGTGGCGGTGCTGTCATTCAGGCAACGCGAAAAGCCTTAAATGATGGTTTAGTAGATGAAGGAGATGTAGTATTAGTGATTCCAGATCACGGTCTAAAATACGTTGAGATTATAGAGAGGTGTATTGAGGTTCAGTCTTTTTAG
- a CDS encoding aldehyde ferredoxin oxidoreductase family protein, whose product MQVFLMLGGYMGRLARVNLRSGCIRYEFPPDEVLKKWIGGRGLGVYLALKEIDPRVDPLSPANKAYVMTGPLTGVSGVPTSGRWCSVTKSPLTNTIHDAQSGGKFGPELKFAGFDGIILEDAAEDPVYLWVHDGKVDIRCARHLWGKDVHATTDLIKEELKAEVGDEAKNIKVLAIGPAGENLVKIAALLNDKSRAAGRGGHGAVWGSKKIKAIAALGHEKPKVAKPELFREAVIEAMDKHKKSPVTSEALPKYGTAVLVNIINNAGVYPTRNFQTGYFPTASKTSGEVLAEKYMDWEKYKEEICWGCPIGCARYTRVTKSPFSGEGGGPEYETVWAFGAQTGTDDIEAISKANYLCNELGLDTISTGHTIGTFMELVEKGKIAPEKLRGLNSKWGTPEAIVELVWRTAYRSGIGDDLAEGALRLATKYGAPELAMVVRGQELPAYDPRGVQGHGLAYATSNRGGCHLRAYLISPEILGVPELVDRFSTKGKATLVKHFQDVFAVIDSLVLCKFSSFAIWADDYAKLLTAVTGAEFTSKDIEKIGERIYNAERVFNILSFGDGRTYDTLPKRLLEEPMPEGPSKGHVTRLNEMLDEYYSVRGWIDGRPAKAKLEELDLKWLAYRLEEEGLLPG is encoded by the coding sequence ATGCAGGTGTTCTTGATGCTAGGAGGTTATATGGGCAGACTAGCTAGAGTCAATCTTAGGTCAGGTTGTATTAGGTATGAGTTCCCTCCTGACGAAGTACTTAAGAAGTGGATAGGTGGTAGAGGGCTCGGCGTTTACTTAGCTCTCAAGGAGATCGATCCTAGGGTAGACCCCTTATCTCCCGCTAATAAAGCGTACGTTATGACGGGACCCCTAACTGGAGTTTCAGGAGTTCCCACGTCTGGCAGGTGGTGTTCAGTTACTAAGTCTCCGTTAACGAACACGATACATGACGCTCAGAGTGGCGGTAAGTTCGGTCCCGAACTAAAGTTCGCAGGATTTGACGGCATAATCTTGGAGGACGCGGCGGAAGACCCTGTCTACCTGTGGGTGCATGACGGGAAGGTAGATATTAGGTGTGCGAGGCACTTATGGGGTAAGGACGTGCACGCTACGACAGACCTTATTAAAGAAGAGCTCAAGGCTGAGGTCGGTGACGAGGCTAAGAACATTAAGGTTTTAGCTATAGGTCCGGCCGGAGAAAACTTGGTTAAGATAGCTGCGTTACTGAATGACAAGTCTAGAGCTGCTGGGAGGGGAGGGCACGGTGCTGTATGGGGGTCTAAGAAGATAAAAGCTATAGCAGCTTTAGGTCACGAGAAGCCTAAAGTAGCTAAGCCAGAGCTCTTCAGAGAAGCAGTTATTGAGGCCATGGACAAACACAAGAAGAGTCCAGTCACTTCGGAGGCATTACCTAAGTACGGGACTGCAGTCCTAGTAAATATAATCAATAATGCGGGCGTCTACCCTACGAGGAACTTCCAGACAGGGTATTTCCCCACAGCAAGCAAGACTAGTGGAGAGGTACTAGCTGAGAAATACATGGATTGGGAGAAGTATAAGGAGGAGATATGTTGGGGTTGCCCGATAGGCTGTGCTAGGTACACGAGAGTTACTAAGTCGCCCTTCAGTGGTGAGGGGGGCGGCCCCGAATACGAGACTGTATGGGCTTTCGGTGCTCAGACAGGCACCGATGACATAGAAGCAATAAGTAAGGCTAACTACTTATGCAACGAGTTAGGTCTTGACACAATATCTACGGGACACACGATAGGCACTTTCATGGAGTTAGTTGAGAAGGGTAAGATAGCGCCAGAAAAGCTGAGGGGCCTCAACTCTAAGTGGGGAACTCCAGAAGCTATAGTAGAGCTAGTTTGGCGCACTGCATATAGGTCAGGCATAGGCGACGACTTAGCTGAAGGAGCTTTAAGACTAGCTACTAAATATGGGGCGCCAGAATTAGCTATGGTTGTTAGAGGGCAGGAACTACCTGCTTACGACCCGAGAGGTGTTCAGGGTCACGGACTAGCTTACGCAACCAGCAATAGAGGTGGTTGCCACTTAAGAGCCTACCTAATATCTCCTGAGATTCTAGGAGTTCCAGAATTAGTTGATAGATTCTCTACTAAGGGTAAGGCAACTCTAGTGAAGCACTTCCAAGACGTCTTCGCCGTAATAGACTCACTCGTCCTCTGTAAATTCAGCTCGTTCGCTATATGGGCTGATGACTACGCCAAGTTACTGACAGCCGTGACAGGAGCTGAATTCACAAGTAAGGATATTGAGAAGATAGGTGAGAGAATATACAATGCCGAGAGAGTCTTCAACATATTATCGTTTGGTGATGGCAGAACATACGACACACTACCTAAGAGACTCTTAGAAGAACCCATGCCTGAAGGACCGAGTAAGGGACACGTAACGAGACTTAATGAAATGCTCGACGAGTACTACAGTGTGAGAGGGTGGATAGACGGTCGCCCCGCCAAGGCTAAACTAGAAGAACTAGACCTTAAGTGGTTGGCTTACAGGCTAGAAGAAGAAGGTTTACTACCAGGTTAA
- a CDS encoding tungsten cofactor oxidoreductase radical SAM maturase — translation MGIYTQKVGEWILEYVDSSPKEVMVEVTTSCNYDCIHCFRKNMLNQDLNKLMSIDVFKVVLREAEDAGANKISFSGWGEPLTHPEILSFISEAKKRGFKVLLNTNGYLLPDYVDELFRVGVDELYLSVDGVSEEVYSLMRRGGVLSRVSEGLMRLKELKLSSNSSKPEVYIQFTLTKLNVKDLLELPEYVKRVSAHQAVVSNVIPLSREFEKKLSCYSDTECMTIINELRDKLAKRIFATGGKISLPNFSHTSERSCPFISRNACYIRFDGSVAPCIQYSHSWVSNFASVTRVIKEVVFGNVTREHLRDIWRKPDYVKFRMNTYFFRMPSCFECNLREYCYITLSNESDCWGNTPTCASCPYAHDVVRCPL, via the coding sequence ATGGGGATATACACCCAGAAAGTTGGTGAGTGGATTCTTGAATACGTTGATAGTAGTCCGAAGGAAGTGATGGTTGAAGTAACTACTTCCTGTAATTACGACTGCATCCACTGCTTCAGAAAAAACATGCTGAACCAAGACCTTAATAAACTCATGAGTATCGACGTTTTTAAGGTCGTACTTAGGGAAGCCGAGGATGCGGGAGCAAATAAGATCTCTTTTTCTGGCTGGGGGGAACCACTCACCCACCCAGAAATACTGAGTTTTATTTCTGAGGCGAAGAAGAGGGGGTTTAAAGTGTTGCTTAACACGAACGGGTACCTGCTACCAGACTACGTTGATGAGTTATTCAGAGTAGGTGTTGACGAGCTGTACTTAAGCGTTGACGGAGTGAGTGAAGAAGTTTATAGTTTGATGAGGAGAGGTGGGGTTCTTTCAAGAGTCTCTGAAGGCCTTATGAGGCTGAAAGAGCTCAAACTATCAAGTAATTCTTCTAAACCCGAGGTCTACATCCAATTCACGTTAACTAAGCTCAATGTTAAAGACTTACTTGAGTTACCTGAGTACGTGAAGAGAGTTAGCGCACACCAAGCAGTAGTCTCAAACGTAATCCCATTAAGCAGAGAATTCGAGAAAAAACTCTCGTGTTATAGTGACACAGAGTGCATGACCATAATTAACGAGCTCAGAGACAAGCTAGCAAAGCGGATCTTCGCTACTGGAGGGAAGATCTCACTACCTAACTTCAGCCATACCTCAGAAAGGAGTTGCCCGTTCATATCGAGGAACGCCTGCTACATAAGATTCGACGGTTCTGTAGCCCCGTGCATACAGTACTCACACTCTTGGGTCTCTAACTTCGCTTCAGTAACTAGAGTGATTAAGGAAGTAGTCTTCGGCAACGTAACTAGAGAACACCTACGAGATATATGGAGAAAACCAGACTACGTTAAGTTCAGGATGAACACGTACTTCTTCAGAATGCCTTCATGCTTTGAGTGCAACCTACGAGAATACTGCTACATAACCCTAAGCAACGAATCCGACTGCTGGGGCAACACGCCGACATGTGCTTCGTGCCCGTACGCGCACGACGTCGTTAGATGCCCTCTATAA
- a CDS encoding ATP-binding protein: MYFDPGVKERREDFFNFNEELNTLIKELNNQSTRMIVIKGVRRTGKSSLIRVGLSMSGLPHVILDARKFEYFSVDTFYDMLASSLSKLLETRKSVSKYLKSVKGVSISGLTLEFSFRGSWTFTEVLEALNKWGEECGEPIVLAFDEAQDFLIFPRFDSLLAHVYDYLSYVKLVLAGSEVGLLDRLLGVKKVKAPLSGRPYTTIVMKRLSREEAIEFLREGFRQAGVTINEVFLEDAVSVFDGVIGWLTYYGYQALRVGHEEAITKTLEEGSKLVQEELENFLSIRPQARTRYLTILKLLTTPLTWSEVKAGLSAKLKKTISDKQLTHYLRELVNYGFVEKINSEYVIADPVLKSAARGLRI, from the coding sequence TTGTATTTTGACCCAGGAGTTAAAGAACGCAGAGAAGACTTCTTTAATTTTAACGAAGAATTAAATACTCTGATTAAAGAACTAAATAATCAATCAACTCGGATGATCGTTATTAAAGGTGTCAGGAGAACCGGTAAGTCATCTCTTATTAGGGTTGGGTTAAGTATGTCTGGCTTACCTCACGTGATACTTGACGCTAGGAAATTCGAGTATTTCAGTGTTGACACTTTTTACGATATGTTAGCAAGCTCGTTATCTAAACTTCTAGAGACTAGAAAATCAGTTAGTAAGTACCTGAAGTCAGTTAAGGGAGTCTCAATTTCAGGCCTTACTCTCGAGTTTAGTTTTAGGGGTAGCTGGACCTTCACAGAAGTTCTTGAAGCGTTGAATAAGTGGGGGGAAGAGTGTGGGGAGCCCATAGTCTTGGCTTTTGATGAAGCTCAAGACTTTCTTATCTTCCCGCGTTTCGACTCGCTTCTCGCGCACGTGTATGATTACTTAAGCTACGTAAAGCTAGTTCTAGCGGGCTCTGAAGTAGGCTTGCTTGACAGATTATTAGGTGTTAAGAAGGTTAAAGCCCCTCTATCTGGGAGACCGTATACGACAATAGTTATGAAGAGACTTTCTAGGGAGGAGGCGATAGAGTTTTTGAGGGAAGGCTTTAGACAGGCTGGGGTAACAATTAATGAAGTGTTCCTAGAAGATGCCGTGAGCGTGTTTGACGGCGTGATAGGGTGGCTCACGTACTACGGTTATCAAGCCTTAAGAGTAGGTCATGAAGAAGCAATCACTAAGACTCTCGAGGAGGGTTCTAAGCTAGTTCAGGAAGAACTAGAGAATTTCCTCTCAATAAGACCTCAAGCCAGAACAAGATACTTAACCATACTAAAACTACTAACTACTCCACTCACGTGGTCTGAAGTTAAGGCAGGACTCTCAGCCAAACTCAAAAAGACAATTAGCGACAAACAACTAACACACTACCTGAGAGAGCTAGTCAACTACGGATTCGTTGAAAAAATAAATAGTGAGTACGTCATAGCTGACCCCGTATTAAAGAGCGCTGCTCGAGGACTAAGAATCTAA
- a CDS encoding biotin-dependent carboxyltransferase family protein, with the protein MANLHVTYLVGVATVQDLGRRGYRSLGVPVSGALDILSASYANALVGNEVNAALIEFTGSITLRTSQDLVIAVTGGLPKVYVDRYEAPSWKPIYLRSGKELTVRPSDRGNVHYVAVAGGIECESVLGSKSTYVRGGFGCLGRPLRVGDVLTVSEVDVESLWSKIHSLSPAVDVSRRIPKKDEVIVLRATKGVHADQLQDLDTLFKHEYVVTLESDRMGYRLDGPPLTSASRLGRLPSIPTDRGYVQTPPDGKPIILMSDAQTTGGYAVALHLVPPDTDVLAQARPGHKVRFVEVSIKEAEKLTSSYFSEVEKPNLTVEESEEYWG; encoded by the coding sequence GTGGCTAACCTACACGTAACGTATTTGGTTGGTGTAGCTACGGTTCAAGACCTGGGTAGGCGCGGATACAGGAGTCTTGGAGTTCCGGTCTCTGGAGCACTCGATATTCTGTCGGCTTCTTACGCGAACGCTCTCGTAGGCAATGAAGTTAACGCAGCCTTAATAGAGTTTACTGGGTCTATCACTCTGAGAACCAGCCAAGACCTCGTGATAGCCGTGACTGGAGGTCTCCCCAAAGTTTATGTTGACCGGTATGAGGCTCCTTCCTGGAAGCCTATCTACTTGAGGTCTGGTAAGGAACTGACCGTACGTCCTTCAGACAGAGGCAACGTGCATTATGTGGCTGTGGCCGGGGGCATAGAGTGTGAGAGTGTGTTAGGGAGTAAGTCGACGTACGTGAGAGGAGGTTTCGGGTGTTTGGGAAGACCTCTAAGAGTAGGTGATGTGCTGACGGTCTCAGAAGTAGATGTAGAGAGTTTGTGGTCAAAAATACATAGTCTGAGTCCAGCAGTAGACGTTAGCAGGAGGATACCTAAGAAAGACGAGGTCATAGTCTTGAGAGCTACTAAAGGGGTTCACGCGGACCAGCTGCAAGACCTAGACACGCTCTTCAAACATGAGTATGTAGTGACGCTTGAGAGTGACCGCATGGGCTACAGATTAGACGGCCCTCCACTCACGTCTGCTTCAAGACTGGGCAGGCTACCCTCAATACCTACAGACAGAGGATACGTCCAGACACCCCCAGACGGGAAACCAATAATCTTGATGTCTGACGCACAGACTACGGGAGGTTACGCGGTAGCTCTCCACTTAGTGCCTCCAGACACAGACGTCTTAGCACAAGCTAGGCCGGGACATAAAGTAAGGTTTGTTGAGGTAAGCATTAAAGAAGCTGAGAAGCTCACGTCAAGCTACTTCAGCGAGGTAGAGAAGCCTAACTTGACCGTAGAGGAAAGTGAGGAGTATTGGGGATAA